A single genomic interval of Nerophis lumbriciformis linkage group LG17, RoL_Nlum_v2.1, whole genome shotgun sequence harbors:
- the bbc3 gene encoding bcl-2-binding component 3 — protein MARAETMESVCEAAAGAAGGPLPQYQHGSCHRVELPGSIPAWSSMHHLGSPGGPAPQTSSEQPVSRAAQSDERRPLRALCRYRRLPDLLPRGEHEFGDLLPAPQLDVISVGEHLRTIGDDFNASVLRAHAAAAPRWQDWIDAYRGFLNLAARTLSALYRLT, from the exons ATGGCGCGTGCAGAGACCATGGAGAGTGTCTGCGAAGCTGCCGCAGGCGCTGCCGGCGGCCCTTTGCCACAATACCAGCACGGCTCCTGTCACCGAGTGGAGCTCCCTGGCTCCATCCCTGCTTGGTCAAGCATGCACCACCTTGGCAGTCCCGGCGGCCCTGCACCTCAGACGTCATCGGAGCAGCCAGTGAGCAGAGCCGCGCAGTCTG ACGAACGGCGGCCTCTCCGTGCGTTATGCAGATACAGACGCCTGCCGGACCTGCTGCCTCGGGGCGAGCACGAGTTTGGGGATCTGCTGCCGGCGCCTCAGCTGGACGTGATCTCTGTGGGCGAGCACCTGAGGACCATCGGAGACGACTTCAACGCCTCAGTGCTACGAGCG CACGCGGCCGCCGCCCCCCGCTGGCAGGACTGGATCGACGCCTACCGAGGCTTCCTCAACCTGGCGGCACGGACCCTCAGCGCCCTCTACAGGCTGACGTAG